A window of Hevea brasiliensis isolate MT/VB/25A 57/8 chromosome 14, ASM3005281v1, whole genome shotgun sequence contains these coding sequences:
- the LOC110667820 gene encoding receptor-like protein EIX2, with product MLPSLVELRLVSCQLHSLLQSLPSLNFSSLEVLDLSYNGFYHSEIPNWLVEVSHTLSLLNLTTCSLQGSIPHTIVNFTSLVVLDFSFNYFKGSIPHGFGNMTSLAVMDLSFNDLEGPLPATLGLIQESHHFKHSPLRELRVSNNHLLNGSLERMLPQLSELVVLDVAGNYLNGVITEAHLQNFSRLKVLDLSFNRLILNLSSNWIPDFQLESINLGSCQMGPRFPQWFQNQSRILKLVVSDANLSDTVPDWFWDISPSMEYLDLSFNQLRGELPNLSSRASLLTLVLSGNEFEGRLPQFPPAIEILQLDDNQFSGPISPICDMMNKSNALRHGNNLSRSLSDCWIYGQNLVFLHLGFNQLSGQIPESIGHLINLKSLFLNYNSLSGEIPQSLQNCTSLILLAFGNNSLSGSIPTWLGESSENLHTVTLHHNAFEGNIPVQLCQLRHLTYLDLSFNSLSGSIPPCIDHFLPMAEKEAENAHEDYSLYTNDELKRQMWKSQGRYHSTKSMDLSHNMLSGEIPREVTTLIGLKRLNLSNNYLKGAIPCDIGAMKSLYYLDLSNNRLSGTIPPSVSNLTHLEELNLSYNNLSGKVPSPNNFSAYAFIGNHNLCGPPLAKNCSANESFEETECRANRKSKGQNDGIQEKEHRHGFDPFKEKPSFYISVASGFFTGFWGFWATLVFNESWRKAYFRFLGNMGDRIYVFVVVTTARLRRKFQREQAVE from the coding sequence ATGCTACCTTCTTTGGTAGAGTTGCGTTTAGTCTCTTGTCAACTTCATAGCCTTCTACAATCTTTGCCATCTTTGAATTTTTCTTCTCTAGAAGTCCTTGACCTTTCCTACAATGGCTTTTATCATTCTGAGATTCCGAATTGGTTGGTTGAGGTTAGCCATACTCTTAGTCTTCTTAATCTCACAACTTGCTCGTTGCAAGGTTCCATTCCCCATACCATTGTGAATTTTACATCTCTTGTTGTGCTTGATTTCTCATTCAACTATTTCAAAGGTTCTATTCCTCATGGTTTTGGGAACATGACTTCCCTTGCTGTTATGGATCTCTCATTCAATGATCTTGAAGGTCCATTACCAGCAACCTTAGGTCTGATTCAGGAATCGCACCACTTCAAACATTCACCCTTGCGAGAACTTCGTGTTTCCAACAATCATTTGTTGAATGGGTCTTTAGAAAGAATGCTTCCTCAACTTTCAGAATTAGTTGTGCTCGATGTTGCTGGGAATTATTTGAATGGTGTGATCACTGAAGCTCATTTACAGAATTTCAGTAGATTGAAGGTACTTGACTTGTCATTCAACAGGTTAATTTTAAACCTGAGCTCAAACTGGATTCCTGATTTTCAACTTGAGTCCATAAATTTGGGAAGTTGCCAAATGGGCCCACGATTTCCCCAATGGTTCCAAAACCAAAGCAGAATTTTGAAACTTGTTGTGTCTGATGCAAATTTATCAGACACAGTACCTGATTGGTTTTGGGATATTTCTCCATCGATGGAATATTTGGATCTTTCTTTCAACCAGCTTAGAGGGGAGTTACCTAATTTATCATCACGAGCGAGTTTGTTGACATTGGTTTTAAGTGGAAATGAATTTGAGGGTCGCCTGCCTCAGTTCCCCCCAGCAATAGAAATTCTACAATTAGACGACAATCAATTTTCAGGACCAATTTCTCCCATATGTGATATGATGAATAAAAGTAATGCATTACGTCACGGAAATAATCTGTCAAGAAGCCTTTCAGATTGTTGGATATATGGGCAAAATTTGGTTTTTCTTCATTTAGGATTCAACCAATTGTCTGGTCAAATCCCTGAGTCAATTGGCCATCTAATTAACCTCAAATCGTTGTTTTTGAATTATAATAGCTTGTCTGGAGAGATACCTCAATCCTTGCAGAACTGCACAAGTTTGATTCTGCTGGCTTTTGGGAACAATTCACTCTCTGGGAGCATACCGACATGGTTGGGGGAAAGTTCTGAGAATCTACATACGGTTACGTTACATCACAATGCTTTCGAAGGAAATATACCAGTGCAGCTTTGCCAATTGAGACACCTAACTTACTTGGACTTGTCTTTTAATTCATTATCAGGATCAATTCCACCGTGCATCGATCATTTTCTTCCAATGGCTGAGAAAGAAGCTGAAAATGCTCATGAAGATTATTCTCTATATACAAATGATGAACTAAAACGCCAGATGTGGAAGTCACAAGGTCGATATCACTCCACCAAGAGTATGGATCTTTCACATAACATGCTAAGTGGGGAGATCCCAAGAGAAGTTACAACCCTAATTGGATTGAAGCGTCTGAATCTTTCCAACAACTATCTGAAGGGAGCTATTCCTTGCGATATTGGGGCCATGAAATCATTGTATTATCTAGATTTATCAAACAATCGGCTTTCTGGCACAATTCCTCCCAGCGTTTCAAATCTAACTCATCTTGAAGAATTGAATTTGTCATATAACAATTTGTCTGGTAAAGTTCCCTCACCCAATAATTTTAGTGCATATGCATTCATTGGCAATCATAACCTGTGTGGTCCTCCACTTGCAAAGAATTGCTCTGCAAATGAATCATTCGAAGAAACAGAATGCAGAGCTAACAGGAAATCAAAAGGCCAAAATGATGGAATTCAAGAAAAGGAACATAGGCATGGATTTGACCCTTTCAAGGAGAAGCCTTCATTCTACATCAGCGTGGCTAGTGGATTTTTTACAGGGTTTTGGGGATTTTGGGCTACTTTAGTCTTCAACGAGTCATGGAGGAAAGCCTACTTCCGTTTCTTGGGCAACATGGGCGACAGAATTTATGTGTTTGTGGTAGTGACAACAGCTAGGCTGCGAAGGAAATTTCAGAGGGAACAAGCTGTGGAGTAA
- the LOC131173432 gene encoding uncharacterized protein LOC131173432: MDKEHRELQLSLGFFGILKESFKIIFSCRKTFSQITLILILALSLIAPIQLFDLLILRKHSSDCPKQTSYLKCIQDNCKAINDSSQSYVSLACTQEKCPTQTDFSDLLKCIEPSLSHKIISSLLHFISYTLLLIVTVFTASAVAYAVAGIQISESITFKKVKTAVPNVWKRLKRTNKCSSAIISLYNMIFAAGVIILLVLNNHHNASSAILAIFIVLLWILFFIGFSYIAIFSYLATVVSVLEEIYGMKAMFKSKKLIKGKIGVTVALLIMWGICFFIIVMLLVVCVLTDGVLALALRIGIGILCFLLMSVLIIFGLVNQTILYFVCKSHHQENIDMSSLAAHLETYLVEGTSEAADYATEQIQSVITN, encoded by the coding sequence ATGGACAAAGAACATCGAGAGCTCCAGCTGTCTCTTGGGTTCTTTGGAATCTTGAAAGAATCCTTCAAGATCATATTTTCATGCAGAAAAACCTTTAGCCAGATAACCCTAATTCTTATTCTTGCTCTCTCCTTAATCGCTCCAATCCAGCTCTTTGATCTCCTTATTTTACGAAAACACAGCTCAGATTGCCCAAAACAAACTAGTTATCTTAAATGCATCCAAGACAACTGCAAAGCAATAAATGATTCCTCTCAATCCTATGTTTCCCTTGCATGCACCCAAGAGAAGTGCCCTACACAAACTGATTTCTCTGATCTCCTTAAATGCATAGAGCCCTCCCTGTCCCATAAGATCATCTCCTCTCTCTTACATTTCATCTCCTACACTCTCCTTCTAATCGTTACAGTTTTCACTGCTTCTGCGGTTGCTTATGCTGTTGCAGGCATACAAATTTCGGAGTCAATCACCTTCAAGAAGGTGAAGACTGCAGTGCCAAATGTTTGGAAGAGACTTAAGCGCACTAATAAGTGCAGTTCTGCCATTATTTCCTTGTATAATATGATCTTTGCAGCAGGAGTAATCATCTTGTTGGTGCTCAATAATCATCATAATGCATCATCTGCGATTCTAGCGATTTTTATTGTGCTTCTctggattttattttttattgggtTTTCTTATATTGCCATTTTTTCGTATTTGGCTACTGTGGTTTCTGTTTTAGAGGAAATTTATGGGATGAAAGCTATGTTCAAGAGCAAGAAGTTGATAAAGGGCAAGATTGGAGTTACTGTTGCTCTTCTTATTATGTGGGGAATTTGTTTTTTTATAATTGTAATGCTTCTTGTGGTATGTGTGCTAACGGATGGGGTGTTGGCACTTGCACTTAGAATTGGAATCGGAATCCTTTGCTTCTTGCTGATGTCTGTGCTGATAATATTTGGGCTTGTAAATCAAACAATTCTCTACTTTGTGTGCAAATCCCATCATCAGGAGAACATTGACATGTCCTCTTTAGCGGCCCACCTTGAGACTTATCTTGTAGAGGGTACTTCAGAAGCAGCTGATTACGCAACGGAGCAAATTCAAAGCGTAATAACTAATTAG